A stretch of Schaalia odontolytica DNA encodes these proteins:
- a CDS encoding ABC transporter substrate-binding protein produces the protein MKRTMITMAAVAASALALAACGSAESVGGNASTGSSENGSTTLVVGSQDYYSNEIIAEAYAQALEGAGFTVDRQLRIGQREVYMPEIEAGAIDVFPEYTGNLLQYLDQNASAHTSDEVYAALQTALPMGLRALDQAPATDQDSYVVTADFASEHSLTSIGDLAGAGTLTLGGNSELQTRPYGPTGLSQTYGVTVNFTPIEDSGGPLTVKALKDGDIQLANIYSSDPALADGTLKVLDDPKGLFLASHVVPLASSRVNDDATTVINRVSAALDAQDLVEMNRASTVEQKSASQIAHEWLISEGLLS, from the coding sequence ATGAAACGCACGATGATCACAATGGCTGCCGTCGCGGCTTCCGCCCTGGCCCTGGCCGCCTGCGGCTCGGCAGAGTCGGTCGGCGGCAACGCGAGCACCGGGAGTTCGGAGAATGGCTCGACGACGCTCGTTGTGGGGTCGCAGGACTACTACTCCAACGAGATCATCGCGGAGGCCTACGCACAGGCCCTCGAAGGGGCAGGCTTCACGGTCGACCGACAGCTGCGGATCGGCCAGCGCGAGGTCTACATGCCCGAGATCGAGGCCGGCGCGATCGACGTGTTCCCCGAGTACACGGGCAACTTGCTGCAATATCTCGATCAGAACGCGAGTGCCCACACCTCTGACGAGGTTTACGCGGCGCTACAGACCGCCCTCCCGATGGGATTGCGAGCCCTCGACCAGGCGCCGGCTACCGACCAGGACTCCTACGTGGTGACGGCCGACTTCGCGTCCGAGCACTCGCTGACCTCCATCGGCGACCTCGCGGGCGCGGGCACGCTCACCCTCGGCGGCAACTCGGAGCTGCAGACGCGCCCCTATGGCCCAACGGGGCTGTCGCAGACCTACGGCGTGACCGTCAACTTCACCCCGATCGAGGATTCGGGCGGCCCCCTGACCGTCAAGGCACTGAAGGACGGCGACATCCAGCTGGCGAACATCTACTCCTCGGACCCGGCGCTGGCCGACGGGACGCTGAAGGTCCTGGATGACCCGAAGGGCCTGTTCCTGGCCTCGCACGTGGTACCCCTGGCCTCGTCGCGGGTGAACGACGACGCAACCACGGTCATCAACCGAGTGAGCGCGGCGCTGGACGCTCAGGACCTTGTGGAGATGAATCGGGCGTCGACGGTGGAGCAGAAGTCCGCCTCTCAGATCGCTCACGAGTGGCTCATTTCCGAGGGTTTGCTCTCCTAA
- a CDS encoding ABC transporter permease subunit gives MNILLDALKWLAVPAHWLGASGILVRAAEHLGLTLLIVALAALIALPLGTWIGHTGRGRWLVSATGAARAVPTLGVLTLAGLWLGIGLAAPTLALLILAIPPLLSATYSGIASTPRATVDAARAIGLTEPQVLAQVEAPHAAGLVAAGIRSATLQVIATTTLAAYTANYGLGRFLYEGLKTRDYAEMIGGAIIVVSLALATDALLAYIARRLRARTHSFADDENNSLKETL, from the coding sequence ATGAACATTCTCCTTGACGCCCTGAAATGGTTGGCAGTCCCCGCCCACTGGCTGGGCGCGTCCGGGATCCTCGTGAGGGCCGCCGAACACTTGGGCCTCACCCTCCTGATCGTGGCGCTCGCAGCGCTCATCGCTCTGCCGCTGGGCACGTGGATCGGACACACGGGCAGGGGCCGGTGGCTGGTGAGTGCGACGGGCGCGGCCCGCGCGGTTCCGACGCTCGGCGTGCTGACGCTGGCGGGCCTGTGGCTGGGCATCGGCCTGGCGGCACCGACTCTGGCGCTCTTGATCCTGGCGATCCCGCCGCTCCTGTCGGCGACATACTCGGGCATCGCCTCGACGCCGCGCGCGACCGTGGATGCGGCGCGTGCGATCGGGCTCACCGAGCCCCAGGTTCTGGCACAGGTCGAGGCCCCGCACGCGGCCGGCCTCGTCGCGGCGGGCATACGCTCGGCGACCCTCCAGGTGATTGCGACGACAACGCTGGCGGCCTACACGGCGAACTACGGCCTCGGCCGCTTCCTCTACGAGGGCCTGAAGACCCGCGACTACGCGGAGATGATCGGCGGCGCGATCATCGTCGTCTCCCTCGCGCTGGCAACCGATGCGCTCCTGGCGTACATCGCCCGGCGCCTACGCGCCCGCACCCACTCTTTTGCAGACGATGAGAACAACTCACTCAAGGAGACACTATGA
- a CDS encoding ABC transporter permease, which translates to MTWLSSNWGLIGSLTLAHLWIALPAIALSALISVPIARWAAFSRRGGWVLSALSALYAVPSLPLLIVIPVIVGVALRSPINMIIVLTLYGVAVLVRQAAEGFRAIPRATLQAANACGYPLFRRFVEVELPLATPVIVAGTRVVATSTVSLVTVGAFIGVRSLGTLFTDGFQRGLIAEVVAGLVATVLLALVIDALIQGIGWALTPWTRRGRA; encoded by the coding sequence GTGACCTGGCTGTCCTCGAACTGGGGGCTCATTGGCTCCCTGACTCTTGCTCACCTGTGGATCGCCCTCCCAGCGATCGCGCTGTCGGCGCTGATTTCCGTGCCGATCGCGCGCTGGGCGGCGTTTTCGCGCCGCGGCGGCTGGGTCCTGTCGGCCTTGTCGGCGCTGTACGCAGTGCCGTCGCTGCCTCTCCTGATTGTCATTCCGGTGATCGTCGGGGTGGCACTGCGCTCTCCCATCAACATGATCATCGTCCTGACGCTGTACGGTGTGGCGGTGCTGGTGCGCCAGGCCGCGGAGGGCTTCCGCGCGATCCCGCGCGCGACCCTGCAGGCCGCAAACGCGTGCGGCTACCCCCTCTTTCGCCGCTTCGTCGAGGTGGAGCTTCCCCTGGCGACGCCCGTCATCGTCGCGGGCACGCGCGTGGTCGCCACATCGACGGTGTCACTCGTGACGGTGGGCGCGTTTATCGGGGTGCGCTCGCTGGGAACGCTATTCACTGACGGTTTCCAGCGCGGACTCATCGCCGAGGTCGTGGCCGGCTTGGTCGCAACAGTCCTCCTTGCGCTCGTCATCGATGCGCTGATCCAGGGAATCGGCTGGGCGCTCACCCCGTGGACGAGGAGGGGGCGGGCATGA